A window of Natrinema versiforme contains these coding sequences:
- a CDS encoding PaaI family thioesterase → MAEDTPTMDALDEFEDLEGMLQYFLDENQEFLSWLGTTVDNVGDGTMTMSIPYDEKLTNTRPNAAPDEQGDLHGGVAATLVDTVGGLALRTAMDDPFASRIATINLNVNYLRPATSDLVATADVIRVGGSVGVSEITVESTAPDGEIKPVAIGQGAYRVFRPE, encoded by the coding sequence ATGGCCGAGGACACGCCGACGATGGACGCGCTCGACGAGTTCGAGGACCTCGAGGGGATGCTCCAGTACTTCCTCGACGAGAACCAGGAGTTCCTCTCGTGGCTCGGGACGACCGTCGACAACGTCGGCGACGGGACGATGACCATGTCGATTCCCTACGACGAGAAGCTGACGAACACGCGGCCTAACGCCGCGCCCGACGAGCAGGGTGATCTCCACGGCGGCGTCGCGGCCACCCTCGTCGACACCGTCGGCGGCCTCGCGCTGCGGACGGCCATGGACGACCCCTTCGCGTCGCGGATCGCGACGATCAACCTGAACGTCAACTACCTCCGGCCGGCGACGAGCGACCTCGTCGCGACCGCGGACGTGATCCGAGTCGGTGGCAGCGTCGGCGTCAGCGAGATCACCGTCGAGAGCACGGCCCCCGACGGGGAGATCAAACCCGTCGCGATCGGACAGGGCGCGTACCGCGTGTTCCGTCCCGAGTAG
- the gfo6 gene encoding D-xylose 1-dehydrogenase Gfo6, which yields MALEDCFANFTQRDWERKSIAGTVRLAVIGIGGFARQRALPAIADGTYCETTVLVTSSPDRTTGIAEAHDVSHVIDYDAFLAGERADAYDGVYIATPNALHGRYATAAAELGKHVICEKPLETTLERAREVVDACDDAGVVLMPAYRLQTEPTVRRTRELVRGDVVGDVVQVHGGFSHPLLEHASPETWRLDPDLAGGGALVDLGIYPLNTTRFVLDCEPTGVYATSHSSGEPFDRVEERVAFQLEFETGATASCTASLDAHASSQLELVGTEGKIHIESPFGGVVPHAMVVESGDVRTEYTGPSVDEVREEFDYFGYCVLSGTDPEPDGADGLADLRAIEAAYESAETGCRVGLEVSY from the coding sequence ATGGCACTCGAGGACTGCTTCGCAAACTTCACGCAGCGGGACTGGGAGCGGAAATCGATCGCGGGAACCGTTCGACTCGCAGTGATCGGGATCGGCGGCTTCGCCCGCCAGCGCGCGCTGCCCGCGATCGCCGACGGCACCTACTGCGAGACGACGGTGTTGGTCACGAGTTCACCGGATCGGACCACGGGCATCGCTGAAGCGCACGACGTGTCACACGTCATCGACTACGACGCCTTCCTCGCGGGCGAGCGTGCGGACGCCTACGACGGCGTCTATATCGCGACGCCCAACGCCCTGCACGGCCGGTACGCGACCGCGGCGGCCGAATTGGGTAAACACGTTATCTGCGAAAAGCCCCTCGAGACCACCCTCGAGCGCGCTCGGGAAGTGGTCGACGCCTGTGACGACGCCGGCGTGGTGCTGATGCCGGCCTACCGACTGCAGACCGAGCCGACGGTCCGTCGGACTCGAGAGCTCGTCCGCGGGGACGTGGTCGGCGACGTGGTGCAGGTCCACGGCGGCTTTTCGCACCCGCTGCTCGAGCACGCGAGCCCCGAGACGTGGCGGCTCGACCCCGATCTGGCCGGCGGCGGCGCGTTGGTCGATCTCGGGATCTACCCGCTCAACACGACCCGGTTCGTCCTCGACTGCGAGCCCACGGGCGTCTACGCCACCAGCCACTCGAGCGGCGAGCCCTTCGATCGGGTCGAGGAACGCGTCGCCTTCCAACTCGAGTTCGAGACCGGCGCGACGGCCTCGTGTACGGCCAGTCTCGACGCACACGCCAGCAGCCAGCTCGAGTTGGTCGGTACCGAGGGGAAGATCCACATCGAGTCGCCCTTCGGCGGCGTCGTCCCCCACGCGATGGTCGTCGAGAGCGGCGACGTGCGCACGGAGTACACCGGACCCTCGGTCGACGAGGTCCGTGAGGAGTTCGACTACTTCGGCTACTGCGTGCTCTCCGGAACCGACCCCGAGCCCGACGGTGCGGACGGGCTCGCGGACCTGCGCGCGATCGAGGCCGCTTACGAGTCAGCCGAGACCGGGTGTCGAGTGGGACTCGAGGTGTCCTATTGA
- a CDS encoding lipoate--protein ligase family protein has product MRVFRGRASSVEADRDASRRLLSIAAGGEPAVRVWIPHRQVAFGRRDTRLEGYDRAREAARDRGLPPIERDVGGRAVAYDGETTLAFARAEPVADFRTGSTDRYERATAALERALRTLGLEPSRGEPDGSFCPGTHSLSETDASADGRRRKLVGIAQRVRADAALVAGVVLVANRTELASVLEAVYDALGVALDPATVGTVAGAGGPTDPETVRAAIEDALIGDASNTADVSVKHFGDGQ; this is encoded by the coding sequence ATGCGCGTTTTTCGCGGCCGGGCGTCGTCCGTCGAAGCCGATCGCGACGCGAGCCGGCGGCTGCTCTCGATCGCCGCCGGCGGCGAGCCGGCCGTCCGCGTCTGGATCCCGCACCGACAGGTCGCCTTCGGCCGCCGGGACACCCGTCTCGAGGGGTACGACCGCGCCCGCGAGGCCGCACGCGATCGCGGGCTCCCGCCGATCGAGCGCGATGTCGGCGGCCGGGCGGTCGCTTACGACGGCGAGACGACGCTGGCCTTCGCCCGCGCCGAACCGGTCGCGGACTTCCGCACCGGGTCGACGGACCGGTACGAGCGCGCTACGGCCGCTCTCGAGCGAGCGCTTCGAACGCTCGGCCTCGAGCCGAGCCGCGGCGAGCCCGACGGGTCGTTCTGCCCCGGAACGCACTCGCTGTCGGAAACGGACGCGAGCGCCGACGGGCGACGGCGGAAGCTCGTCGGCATCGCCCAGCGCGTTCGGGCCGACGCGGCGCTCGTCGCCGGGGTCGTGCTCGTTGCGAATCGAACGGAACTCGCGAGTGTGCTCGAGGCGGTTTACGACGCGCTCGGGGTGGCGCTCGATCCGGCGACGGTCGGGACCGTCGCGGGGGCAGGCGGGCCCACTGATCCCGAGACTGTTCGGGCAGCCATCGAGGATGCCCTAATCGGCGACGCGAGCAACACGGCTGACGTGTCTGTCAAGCACTTCGGCGACGGGCAGTAA
- a CDS encoding methyltransferase domain-containing protein: protein MGERFDKVREIATFAEAVADADREPVVVVAGCGAGATVEGLREHGVTAYGFDASQSILETAEPEIRERLLEADIRDEDLIQSLREAFEIDVIDVFVTECMLSFLTLEEARETLARIRETDGVGTLIHQVRIDPPVAAQEGEIDAMILPPAEWQAACDPDGEDIWRDALERLDLPRTDAEGGDAN from the coding sequence ATGGGAGAGCGATTCGACAAAGTACGGGAGATCGCCACGTTCGCCGAGGCGGTCGCGGACGCCGATCGGGAACCGGTGGTCGTCGTCGCTGGCTGTGGCGCGGGAGCGACGGTCGAGGGGTTGCGCGAGCACGGCGTGACGGCCTACGGCTTCGACGCGTCGCAATCGATACTGGAAACGGCGGAGCCCGAGATTCGAGAGCGGCTGCTCGAGGCGGATATCCGCGACGAGGACCTCATCCAGTCGCTGCGCGAGGCATTCGAAATCGACGTGATAGACGTGTTCGTCACGGAGTGCATGCTGTCGTTCCTGACACTCGAGGAGGCGAGGGAGACGCTGGCCCGGATTCGCGAGACCGATGGCGTCGGGACGCTGATCCATCAGGTCCGGATAGACCCGCCCGTGGCGGCCCAAGAAGGGGAGATCGACGCGATGATCCTGCCGCCGGCGGAGTGGCAAGCGGCGTGTGATCCCGACGGCGAAGACATCTGGCGCGACGCGCTGGAACGACTCGATCTGCCGCGAACCGACGCGGAAGGCGGCGACGCGAACTGA
- a CDS encoding serpin family protein has product MAIDGHDRRTVLALSGAFLAGAAGCASHEPADRDSGDPAETDTDNPDTNGGGFDGYATSDFPTVDPVTDPEIEPATLAEQVRGNVAFSLDLLRQLRDDQPEVNLFCSPYSVSVALAMTYAGARGETAAEMADALRCELERDDLHPAFGALEAEFERRNEDGADVDDPLGGESGDGDAEDADGDELGFRLSSANSVWTEESYDFDAAYLELLETYYGAGERLVDFRGSPDEARREINTWVEERTNDRIEDLLPEDSIEQSTRLVLTNAVYFLAAWKREFDPDATEPAPFTSLDGSETDVEMMHQTADFQYAEIDGHQLVELPYANGDTSMVVVLPAEGEFETFEADLSVDRLATMLEAGSKTRVDLALPKFGIESKFSLVAIMEQLGMERAFDSRADFSGMVEGDNAKLVVDDIVHQSFVDVDEEGTEAAAATAVVVEVTSIPSETVELTVDRPFLFYIRDRPTETPLFVGRVVDGETLQDD; this is encoded by the coding sequence ATGGCAATTGACGGACACGACAGGCGAACCGTTCTGGCGCTCTCCGGTGCCTTCCTCGCGGGTGCCGCCGGATGTGCGAGCCACGAGCCAGCGGATCGTGACAGCGGCGATCCGGCTGAGACCGACACCGATAACCCGGACACGAACGGCGGCGGATTCGACGGGTACGCGACGTCCGATTTCCCGACCGTTGATCCCGTTACCGATCCCGAAATCGAGCCCGCCACGCTCGCCGAGCAGGTCCGGGGGAACGTCGCGTTTTCGCTTGATCTCCTCCGACAGCTCCGCGACGACCAACCCGAGGTGAACCTGTTTTGCTCACCGTACAGCGTCTCGGTCGCGCTGGCGATGACGTACGCCGGTGCCCGCGGCGAGACGGCCGCCGAGATGGCCGACGCGCTCCGGTGCGAACTCGAGCGCGATGACCTCCACCCGGCCTTCGGCGCGCTCGAAGCCGAATTCGAGCGGCGCAACGAGGACGGTGCGGACGTCGACGATCCGCTCGGCGGCGAGAGTGGCGATGGGGACGCCGAGGACGCAGACGGAGACGAACTCGGCTTCCGACTCTCGAGTGCCAACTCGGTCTGGACCGAGGAGAGTTACGACTTCGACGCGGCGTATCTCGAGTTGCTCGAGACCTACTACGGGGCCGGCGAGCGGCTGGTCGACTTCAGAGGGAGTCCCGACGAAGCTCGTCGAGAGATCAATACGTGGGTCGAAGAGCGGACGAACGACCGGATCGAGGACCTCCTGCCAGAGGATTCGATCGAGCAGTCGACCCGGCTCGTCCTGACGAACGCGGTGTACTTCCTCGCGGCCTGGAAACGCGAATTCGATCCGGACGCAACCGAACCGGCACCGTTCACGAGTCTCGACGGCAGTGAAACCGACGTCGAGATGATGCACCAGACCGCGGATTTCCAGTACGCCGAAATCGATGGCCACCAGCTCGTGGAACTCCCCTACGCCAACGGCGATACCAGCATGGTTGTCGTCCTCCCCGCCGAAGGCGAGTTCGAGACGTTCGAGGCCGACCTGTCCGTCGACCGGCTCGCGACGATGCTCGAGGCAGGCTCGAAAACCCGAGTCGACCTTGCACTCCCGAAATTCGGTATCGAGTCGAAATTCAGCCTCGTCGCCATCATGGAACAATTGGGCATGGAGCGAGCCTTCGACTCCCGCGCGGACTTCAGCGGAATGGTCGAGGGTGACAACGCGAAACTGGTCGTCGACGATATCGTCCATCAAAGCTTCGTCGACGTCGACGAGGAGGGGACCGAAGCGGCGGCCGCGACAGCAGTCGTCGTGGAAGTGACGAGTATACCGTCTGAAACGGTCGAACTCACCGTCGATCGCCCGTTCCTGTTTTATATCCGAGATCGGCCCACCGAGACGCCGCTGTTCGTCGGCCGCGTCGTCGACGGCGAGACGCTGCAGGACGACTGA
- a CDS encoding NAD+ synthase has translation MIDLRFSEAELELRREHITDFIREQVDAAGADGAVLGLSGGIDSTLTGTLAVEALGAENVHGLVLPATVSSEENMSDAEWVAQDLEITYDVIEVEPIVDSLLSAYPEAEGDREAVGNARARVRAVLNYLVANHESRLVLGTGNRSEAAVGYFTKYGDGAVDCHPIGNLYKGQVRQLARHVGVSEELAAKTATAELWADQTDEDELGISYDTLDSILATHIDGPLSAAATARLLEVDEETVERVRGMYERSEHKRNAPPAPEPLE, from the coding sequence TCGGAGGCGGAACTCGAGTTGCGGCGCGAACACATCACCGACTTCATTCGGGAGCAGGTCGACGCCGCGGGGGCCGACGGTGCCGTCCTCGGGCTCTCGGGGGGGATCGATAGCACGCTGACCGGAACGCTCGCCGTCGAGGCGCTCGGAGCCGAGAACGTCCACGGGCTCGTCCTCCCGGCGACGGTCAGCAGCGAGGAGAACATGAGCGACGCCGAGTGGGTCGCACAGGACTTAGAGATTACCTACGACGTGATCGAGGTCGAGCCGATCGTCGACTCGCTGCTGTCTGCCTATCCGGAAGCCGAGGGCGACCGCGAGGCGGTCGGGAACGCGCGTGCCCGGGTCCGTGCGGTCCTGAACTACCTCGTGGCCAACCACGAGAGCCGGCTGGTCCTCGGGACCGGCAACCGCAGCGAGGCCGCCGTGGGCTACTTCACCAAGTACGGCGACGGGGCCGTCGACTGCCACCCGATCGGGAACCTCTACAAGGGACAGGTCCGCCAGCTCGCCCGCCACGTCGGCGTCTCGGAGGAACTCGCCGCGAAGACCGCCACCGCGGAGCTGTGGGCCGACCAGACCGACGAGGACGAACTCGGGATCAGCTACGACACCCTCGATTCGATTCTGGCGACGCACATCGACGGGCCGCTCTCCGCGGCGGCGACCGCTCGGCTGCTCGAGGTCGACGAAGAAACCGTCGAGCGGGTCCGCGGGATGTACGAGCGCAGCGAGCACAAACGGAACGCGCCGCCGGCACCGGAGCCCCTCGAGTGA
- the nadA gene encoding quinolinate synthase NadA, with protein MVKMETAELETDLSLFKYDNLEQLPSRYRDLEEAERTARIEAALSELGDDVVILGHNYQRREIVEHADFIGDSYQLSKEAAEADAEYVIFGGVTFMAESADIITDDDQSVILPSMEASCPMAGMAEALQVDSAWAEITAAAPDENIIPITYMNSYADLKAFCASQGGLVCTSSNAHKAFEYAFERGDKVLFLPDKHLGENTAHRLGMEDEIAEWDPWDPEGKDADEVAESDIILWDGYCQVHERFREDHIERVREANPGAKVIVHPECRREVVEAADKAGSTATICETVENADPGDTWAIGTEIHLTKHLQRWHPEVNVVPLCGDACMDCNAMRQIDPNYLAWVLEELAEGREHNVIEVAPEEKELAGVALDRMLEI; from the coding sequence ATGGTCAAAATGGAAACGGCGGAGCTGGAAACCGATCTGAGTTTGTTCAAATACGACAACCTCGAACAACTCCCGTCTCGGTATCGGGATCTCGAGGAAGCCGAACGAACGGCCCGGATCGAGGCGGCGCTGTCCGAACTCGGCGACGACGTGGTGATCCTCGGGCACAACTACCAGCGACGCGAGATCGTCGAGCACGCGGACTTCATCGGGGACTCCTACCAGCTCTCGAAGGAGGCCGCCGAGGCCGACGCGGAGTACGTGATTTTCGGCGGCGTGACGTTCATGGCCGAGAGCGCGGACATTATCACGGACGACGACCAGTCGGTGATCCTGCCGAGCATGGAGGCCTCCTGTCCGATGGCCGGGATGGCCGAAGCCCTGCAGGTCGACAGCGCGTGGGCCGAGATCACGGCCGCCGCGCCCGACGAGAACATCATCCCGATCACGTACATGAACTCCTACGCGGATCTGAAGGCGTTCTGTGCGAGTCAGGGCGGCCTCGTCTGTACCTCTTCGAACGCGCACAAGGCGTTCGAATACGCCTTCGAGCGGGGCGACAAGGTCCTGTTCCTGCCCGACAAGCACCTCGGTGAGAACACCGCCCACCGGCTCGGGATGGAAGACGAGATCGCCGAGTGGGACCCGTGGGACCCCGAGGGGAAAGACGCGGACGAGGTCGCCGAGAGCGACATCATCCTCTGGGACGGCTACTGTCAGGTCCACGAGCGGTTCCGCGAGGACCACATCGAGCGGGTTCGCGAAGCGAACCCCGGTGCAAAGGTCATCGTCCACCCCGAATGCCGCCGCGAGGTCGTCGAGGCCGCCGACAAGGCCGGTTCGACCGCGACGATCTGCGAGACCGTCGAAAACGCCGACCCCGGCGACACGTGGGCGATCGGCACCGAGATCCACCTCACGAAGCACCTCCAGCGCTGGCACCCCGAGGTGAACGTCGTCCCGCTCTGTGGCGACGCCTGCATGGACTGCAACGCCATGCGCCAGATCGACCCCAACTACCTCGCGTGGGTGCTCGAGGAACTCGCCGAGGGCCGCGAACACAACGTGATCGAGGTCGCGCCCGAGGAGAAGGAACTCGCGGGCGTCGCGCTCGATCGCATGCTCGAGATCTGA
- the nadC gene encoding carboxylating nicotinate-nucleotide diphosphorylase gives MITDAQVERWLREDLGHHDVTNQVPGETEGRLVAKESGVVAGLEAATAVFDYLGVDVVERLEDGTVVEPGADVLRVEGPAREVLRGERVAVNLAGHASGIATRTRKAVDAARTESETVRVAATRKTTPGLRDLEKRAVVAGGGDTHRLDLSHMVMVKDNHIAEMGLEGAIERFADRTSFATKIDAEVERVADAPRAAEAGADIVLLDNMSPAETQAAVEEVIDYEGVLAEASGGITLDDVPDYAATGVDVISMGSLTHSAPSLDLSFRTGD, from the coding sequence ATGATCACCGACGCACAGGTCGAGCGCTGGCTCCGCGAGGACCTCGGCCACCACGACGTGACGAATCAAGTTCCCGGCGAGACGGAGGGTCGACTCGTCGCGAAGGAGTCCGGTGTCGTCGCGGGCCTCGAGGCCGCGACGGCCGTCTTCGACTACCTCGGCGTCGATGTCGTCGAGCGGCTCGAGGACGGCACCGTCGTCGAACCCGGCGCGGATGTCCTCCGCGTCGAGGGACCCGCACGCGAGGTCCTGCGGGGCGAGCGCGTCGCGGTCAACCTCGCGGGTCACGCCTCGGGAATCGCCACGCGCACGCGGAAGGCGGTCGATGCCGCCCGCACTGAGAGCGAGACCGTCCGCGTCGCCGCGACCCGCAAGACCACGCCCGGTCTGCGCGACCTCGAGAAACGCGCCGTCGTCGCGGGCGGCGGCGACACCCATCGGCTCGACCTCTCGCACATGGTCATGGTCAAGGACAACCATATCGCGGAGATGGGGCTCGAGGGGGCGATCGAACGCTTCGCGGACCGCACCTCGTTCGCGACGAAGATCGACGCGGAAGTCGAGCGCGTCGCCGACGCGCCGCGGGCGGCCGAGGCCGGTGCCGATATCGTTTTGCTCGACAATATGTCTCCCGCGGAGACGCAGGCGGCGGTGGAAGAAGTCATCGACTACGAGGGGGTACTGGCCGAAGCCAGCGGCGGAATTACTCTCGACGACGTGCCCGACTACGCTGCGACGGGCGTTGACGTGATCTCGATGGGGTCGCTGACCCACTCAGCGCCGTCGCTTGACCTGTCGTTCCGGACCGGCGACTGA
- a CDS encoding enoyl-CoA hydratase/isomerase family protein, with protein MIDSDADGPIRTVTIDRPEARNALTVDGLAALETAVDDAEEPVIYLRGRGPAFSAGADLNEVAALEGDRDRAADFARLGQRVARTIEDSPAVVVAGIDGPARGGGLELALACDVRVGTPDSTYGEPGVGFGLFGAWGGTVRLPRVLGEGNALEFALSGRSVDAEEALRMGLISRLEDEPRSVAEEIAGNADDALAALKRRIRDDGERATQERREADAFADLVAAHADDIDALLE; from the coding sequence ATGATCGACAGCGACGCCGACGGCCCGATTCGCACCGTGACGATCGACCGTCCCGAGGCCCGAAACGCGCTCACCGTCGACGGCCTCGCGGCCCTCGAGACGGCGGTCGACGATGCCGAGGAGCCGGTGATCTACCTGCGGGGGCGCGGCCCCGCCTTTTCGGCAGGAGCCGATCTGAACGAGGTCGCGGCACTGGAAGGGGACCGCGACCGCGCGGCCGACTTCGCGCGACTGGGTCAGCGCGTCGCGCGGACCATCGAGGACTCGCCCGCGGTCGTCGTCGCCGGAATCGACGGCCCCGCACGCGGCGGCGGCCTCGAGCTCGCGCTGGCCTGTGATGTGCGGGTCGGCACGCCCGACTCGACGTACGGCGAGCCGGGGGTGGGCTTTGGCCTGTTCGGTGCGTGGGGCGGAACCGTCAGGTTGCCCCGAGTGCTGGGCGAGGGCAACGCCCTCGAGTTCGCGCTTTCGGGCCGGTCGGTCGACGCCGAGGAAGCCCTGCGAATGGGGCTTATCTCGCGGCTCGAGGACGAGCCCCGATCGGTCGCCGAGGAGATCGCGGGGAATGCGGACGACGCGCTGGCCGCGTTGAAGCGCCGAATCCGCGACGACGGCGAGCGCGCCACACAGGAGCGACGCGAGGCCGACGCCTTCGCCGACCTCGTCGCCGCTCACGCCGACGATATCGACGCGTTACTCGAGTAA
- a CDS encoding GNAT family N-acetyltransferase, protein MPGPVFLDGDRVTLRPIEEDDLEFLQTQINDSRIWRAIGRSRPVNGEQEREFFENVVCGDDTVNFLIAADSTPIGTIGLHSIEWETRKAEIGYWLAPDHHGRGYGTEATERVVRYAFDQLGLHRIAARVFEFNEPSKRLLESVGFTQEGVHRDGEFIDGEWQDVYWYGLLENEWRE, encoded by the coding sequence ATGCCCGGCCCGGTGTTTCTGGACGGCGACCGCGTCACGCTGCGACCGATCGAGGAGGACGACCTCGAGTTCCTGCAGACCCAGATCAACGACTCGCGGATCTGGCGGGCGATCGGGCGGTCCCGGCCCGTCAACGGGGAGCAGGAGCGGGAGTTCTTCGAGAACGTGGTCTGTGGCGACGACACCGTGAACTTCCTGATCGCCGCCGATTCGACGCCGATCGGAACTATCGGTCTCCACTCGATCGAGTGGGAGACCCGGAAGGCCGAGATCGGCTACTGGCTCGCACCCGACCACCACGGTCGGGGCTACGGCACCGAGGCGACGGAGCGCGTCGTTCGGTACGCCTTCGACCAGCTCGGACTCCACCGGATCGCCGCCCGCGTGTTCGAGTTCAACGAGCCGTCGAAGCGACTCCTCGAGAGCGTCGGCTTCACGCAGGAAGGGGTCCATCGCGACGGCGAATTCATCGACGGCGAGTGGCAGGATGTCTACTGGTACGGGCTACTCGAGAACGAGTGGCGGGAGTAA
- a CDS encoding L-aspartate oxidase — MTETTTGTETTTDGERADVLVVGSGIAGCAAALAAARAGADVCLLTKATKPDDASTDWAQGGISTTRGNPDSLKADIIDASDGTADPEAVETLVENADEAVEDVLVDTLGVDFDEGEDGSFDYTREAAHSEHRILHVDAATGTHILRPFLNHVDDHERIEVRQDTAALELITAEGRVHGVVSDREGPRPSDSSSGRRPREKPVGHPIYAGATVLATGGIGALYGRSTNPEDATGDGIAMAALAGADVADMEFVQFHPTAYAGEDPFLLSEALRGEGAVLRNSDGERFMDEYHPQGDLAPRDVVARAVDTEREETGAVVLDVSSLEFDSAYPGIAEKCRDRGIEGDAIPVAPCEHFLCGGIDVDDRGRTSLDRLYAVGECARTGVHGANRLASTSLLEGLVWGLRAGTDATGFEPEIVEAPELRDSDPALPDRFAAEKFTRLTRTMDDYLGLERDPDEIARASAVLRRLKGEVDAYVRTRTARDLYELRNASVVALLIARAASENTESVGCHYVATERDESTAEPTADD, encoded by the coding sequence ATGACCGAGACCACCACCGGCACGGAGACGACGACCGACGGCGAACGCGCGGACGTGCTCGTCGTCGGCAGCGGGATCGCGGGCTGTGCGGCCGCGCTCGCGGCGGCCAGAGCGGGCGCGGACGTGTGCCTCCTGACCAAAGCGACGAAACCGGACGACGCCAGCACCGACTGGGCGCAAGGCGGCATCTCGACCACGCGCGGGAACCCCGACTCGCTCAAAGCGGACATCATCGACGCCAGCGACGGTACCGCGGATCCCGAGGCCGTCGAGACCCTCGTCGAAAACGCCGACGAGGCCGTCGAGGACGTACTCGTCGACACGCTCGGGGTCGACTTCGACGAGGGCGAGGATGGCTCGTTCGACTACACGCGAGAGGCCGCCCACTCCGAGCACCGCATCCTTCACGTCGACGCCGCGACCGGCACGCACATTCTGCGCCCGTTCCTGAACCACGTCGATGACCACGAGCGCATCGAGGTCCGACAGGATACCGCCGCGCTCGAGTTAATCACGGCCGAGGGTCGGGTTCACGGCGTGGTGAGCGACCGCGAGGGGCCACGCCCCTCGGATAGCTCGAGCGGGCGACGCCCGCGAGAGAAACCGGTGGGGCACCCGATCTACGCCGGCGCGACGGTGCTGGCGACCGGCGGAATCGGCGCGCTCTACGGCCGGTCGACCAACCCCGAGGACGCGACCGGCGACGGAATCGCCATGGCCGCCCTCGCCGGCGCGGATGTCGCGGACATGGAGTTCGTGCAGTTCCATCCGACCGCCTATGCGGGCGAGGATCCCTTCCTGCTCTCGGAAGCCCTGCGGGGCGAGGGTGCCGTGCTCCGTAACAGCGACGGCGAGCGGTTCATGGACGAGTACCACCCGCAGGGCGACCTCGCGCCGCGGGACGTTGTTGCGCGCGCAGTCGACACCGAACGCGAGGAAACCGGCGCGGTCGTCCTCGACGTGAGTTCCCTCGAGTTCGACTCTGCGTATCCGGGTATCGCCGAGAAGTGCCGCGACCGCGGGATCGAGGGCGACGCGATCCCGGTCGCGCCCTGCGAGCACTTCCTCTGTGGCGGGATCGACGTCGACGACCGCGGGCGGACGAGCCTCGACCGGCTCTACGCCGTCGGCGAGTGCGCCCGCACCGGCGTCCACGGCGCGAACCGACTGGCCAGTACCAGCCTGCTCGAGGGCCTCGTCTGGGGCCTCCGCGCAGGGACGGATGCGACCGGATTCGAGCCCGAGATCGTCGAAGCGCCGGAACTCCGCGACAGCGACCCCGCGCTTCCCGACCGCTTCGCCGCCGAGAAGTTCACCCGGCTCACGCGGACGATGGACGACTATCTGGGCCTCGAGCGCGATCCCGACGAGATCGCCCGCGCGAGCGCCGTCCTCCGGCGGCTCAAGGGCGAAGTCGACGCCTACGTCCGCACGCGGACCGCGCGGGACCTCTACGAACTCCGGAACGCCAGCGTCGTGGCCCTGCTGATCGCGCGGGCCGCGAGCGAGAACACCGAATCGGTCGGCTGTCACTACGTCGCGACCGAGCGCGACGAGTCGACGGCCGAACCGACGGCGGACGATTGA